One Etheostoma spectabile isolate EspeVRDwgs_2016 chromosome 12, UIUC_Espe_1.0, whole genome shotgun sequence genomic window carries:
- the zgc:110366 gene encoding uncharacterized oxidoreductase ZK1290.5, with translation MTFAPELSCPTIPLSNGLQIPLLGLGTSHDGGYSHDAVVYALTECGVRHIDTAKRYGCEKKLGDAITESRIPRSDLWVTNKLWHGDYGYKAAKKACLDSCAKMGVEYFDLYLMHWPESPQRGCSNREMRAETWRALEELYKEGLCCAIGVSNFLVHHLEELKEDCTVVPHVNQVEYHPFQQPSHLMEYCRQEGIVFEGYSPLAKGQVLSNPTVLQIAEKYRRTPAQICIRWSIQNGVVTIPKSTKKKRIQENFQVFGFQLEESDMAALGGLHDGRHVSWDPTNVE, from the exons ATGACCTTCGCACCAGAGCTGAGTTGTCCTACAATCCCACTTTCCAATGGTCTGCAGATTCCGTTACTTGGATTAG GCACATCACATGATGGCGGGTACTCCCATGATGCCGTTGTGTATGCACTCACTGAGTGTGGCGTGCGCCACATTGACACAGCAAAGCGCTACGGCTGCGAGAAGAAACTGGGTGACGCTATCACAGAAAGCAGGATACCACGAAGTGATCTGTGGGTCACCAATAAACTGTGGCACGGGGACTACGGTTACAAAGCTGCAAAGAAAGCGTGCCTTGACTCCTGCGCCAAAATGGGGGTGGAATATTTTG ATCTGTACCTGATGCACTGGCCAGAGTCCCCGCAACGTGGTTGCTCCAACAGGGAGATGAGAGCTGAGACTTGGAGAGCTTTGGAGGAACTGTATAAAGAAG GGCTGTGCTGTGCTATTGGAGTGAGCAACTTCCTGGTCCATCACCTGGAAGAGTTAAAGGAAGACTGTACTGTCGTGCCACATGTCAACCAG GTGGAGTACCATCCTTTCCAGCAGCCCAGTCACCTGATGGAGTACTGTCGCCAGGAGGGAATTGTGTTTGAAGGGTACAGTCCTCTGGCCAAGGGTCAAGTCCTCAGCAACCCGACTGTTCTCCAGATAGCAGAAAAATACAGACGCACACCTGCTCAGATCTGCATCCGCTGGAGTATTCAG AATGGAGTTGTTACAATCCCCAAATCTACGAAAAAGAAGAGGATTCAAGAAAACTTTCAA GTGTTTGGGTTTCAGCTGGAGGAGTCGGACATGGCCGCTTTGGGAGGATTACATGATGGAAGACATGTGTCCTGGGATCCAACAAATGTGGAGTAA